In Leisingera sp. NJS204, the following are encoded in one genomic region:
- a CDS encoding GFA family protein: MIKGSCLCGDIRFDTAAQPKGASMCHCSQCRKQSGGIWSSAYVRDQDLNITGPVSWFEASAAAKRGSCPRCGSFLFWKAHDEDTTSFALGAVDGNTGLSVEKHIFAASKGDYYEIADGVPQED, encoded by the coding sequence ATGATCAAGGGATCCTGCCTCTGCGGTGATATCCGCTTTGATACCGCAGCACAGCCCAAAGGCGCGTCCATGTGCCATTGCAGCCAGTGCCGCAAGCAGTCGGGCGGCATCTGGTCTTCGGCCTATGTGCGCGACCAAGACCTCAATATCACCGGTCCGGTCAGCTGGTTTGAAGCCAGCGCAGCGGCCAAGCGCGGCAGCTGCCCGCGCTGCGGATCCTTCCTGTTTTGGAAGGCGCATGACGAAGACACCACAAGTTTCGCTTTGGGCGCTGTCGACGGGAACACCGGTCTCAGCGTCGAAAAGCACATCTTTGCCGCCTCCAAGGGCGACTACTACGAGATTGCGGACGGCGTGCCGCAAGAAGACTGA
- a CDS encoding GlxA family transcriptional regulator, whose translation MATQDNLKTADPARVWSIDIIVSEGFVLTEMSAVVEVLRIANRVLAQPPFKWTMRSLQGGRVGCKAGLSVDTEPFAVKPAADFAFFLGNSDPDHPGLSLGRVISSYTSRGGKVYLLAEAAARYIRDQGGAAGRLTTHWENSALLRERMGLNDSSHALASEDGLVVTCAGMGSTVDIVLALVGRLTSAAAQMTVANIMLHEQVRDFSSLQPFAGAKPTITGDSDLDHCIRIMQDNIEEPVPISEIVDELGISTRSLERKFKTFLGTTPNGFYREMRLSKANNLLLNTTMSVREIGLACGFPNGFSSLYKSFFGITPFTLRKRRRLGEDGSGNILKAGE comes from the coding sequence ATGGCAACGCAGGACAATCTCAAAACCGCGGATCCGGCCCGGGTCTGGAGTATCGACATTATCGTCAGCGAAGGATTTGTGCTGACGGAAATGTCGGCCGTGGTCGAAGTGCTGCGGATCGCCAACCGGGTGCTGGCGCAGCCGCCTTTCAAATGGACCATGCGGTCCCTGCAGGGCGGGCGCGTCGGCTGCAAGGCGGGCCTCAGCGTTGATACCGAACCTTTTGCGGTTAAGCCTGCTGCGGATTTTGCCTTCTTCCTTGGCAACTCGGATCCGGACCACCCCGGTCTCAGCCTGGGCCGGGTGATCTCCAGCTACACCTCGCGCGGCGGCAAGGTCTATCTGCTGGCCGAGGCTGCAGCCCGCTACATCCGCGACCAGGGCGGCGCGGCCGGCCGCTTGACGACGCATTGGGAAAACTCCGCGCTGCTGCGCGAACGTATGGGGCTGAACGATTCCAGCCATGCGCTGGCCAGCGAAGACGGGCTGGTGGTGACCTGCGCCGGCATGGGGTCCACCGTGGATATCGTGCTGGCGCTGGTCGGGCGGCTGACCTCGGCCGCGGCGCAGATGACCGTTGCCAACATTATGCTGCACGAGCAGGTGCGCGACTTCTCCTCGCTGCAGCCCTTTGCCGGCGCCAAGCCGACGATCACCGGCGACAGCGACCTGGATCACTGCATCCGCATCATGCAGGACAATATCGAGGAACCGGTGCCGATCAGCGAAATCGTGGATGAGCTTGGCATTTCCACCCGCTCGCTGGAGCGCAAGTTCAAGACATTCCTCGGCACCACGCCCAACGGGTTCTACCGCGAAATGCGCCTTTCCAAGGCCAACAATCTGTTGCTCAACACCACCATGAGCGTGCGGGAGATCGGTCTTGCTTGCGGCTTCCCGAATGGCTTCTCCTCGCTCTACAAAAGCTTCTTCGGCATCACCCCCTTTACCCTGCGCAAGCGCCGCCGGCTGGGGGAGGACGGTTCCGGAAATATCCTCAAAGCCGGAGAATAG
- a CDS encoding helix-turn-helix domain-containing protein, translating to MNDQTLAAATLGADIRALRKARGLTLSDIAAMLNRSVGWLSQVERDMSEPSISDLRQIAEALGVPMSMLFAHTGAPADEHGYIVRAGSRRPMGSGEEGLIEELLSPDLTDDFEMVHSTFRPKSSMQTPAHRPTQEVGYVISGKLDLLIGGRSFTVGPGDSFRIKHEPYQWSNPYDVPAVAVWVIAPPVY from the coding sequence ATCCGGGCCTTGCGCAAGGCGCGCGGGCTGACGCTGTCGGATATCGCGGCGATGCTGAACCGCTCGGTTGGCTGGCTCAGCCAGGTTGAGCGGGACATGTCCGAACCTTCGATTTCCGACCTGCGCCAGATTGCCGAGGCCCTGGGTGTGCCGATGTCGATGCTGTTTGCCCATACCGGCGCTCCGGCGGATGAGCATGGCTATATTGTTCGCGCAGGCTCGCGCCGTCCGATGGGCTCGGGCGAGGAAGGGCTGATCGAAGAGCTGCTGTCGCCCGACTTGACGGATGATTTCGAGATGGTGCATTCCACCTTCCGCCCGAAATCAAGCATGCAGACACCGGCCCACCGGCCGACGCAAGAGGTTGGCTATGTGATCTCGGGTAAGCTGGATCTGCTGATCGGGGGCCGCAGCTTCACCGTTGGCCCGGGCGACAGCTTCCGGATCAAGCATGAGCCTTATCAGTGGTCGAATCCCTATGACGTACCCGCAGTGGCCGTCTGGGTGATTGCACCGCCGGTGTATTAG
- a CDS encoding GcvT family protein, whose amino-acid sequence MSDFPTKARVVIIGGGVIGASSLYHLAKKGWTDCVLLEKNELTAGSTWHAAGNVPTFSTSWAIMNMQRYSTELYARLGDEVDYPMNYHQSGSIRLGHTKERMQEFERACSMGRYQGIEMEMWTPEQAKENYPFLETHDLEGVLWDPSDGDIDPAQVTQALAKGARDMGQKIIRFCPATGVTQKEDKTWVVHTEKGDIKCDYVVNAAGYYAQRVGEWFKEYGGRTVPMMVMSHQYLLTEQIDEVEAWSKEHGKKLPLIRDVDVSYYLRQEKNGYNLGPYEPNCRGYWMTEDDPMPEDFSFQLWSDDLDRIEDIVTDAMERVPLMASSGVSSVINGPIPYAPDGLPLIGPMPGVDNAFEACVFTFGIAQGGGAGKVLAEWIVDGQTEWDMWAVDPRRYTDYTDQDYCNKKGMEVYGNEYAMHFPHHEWPAARGKKVSQVHAKITELGGQMGAYNGWERANWFAKPGDDTSEEATHTWGRSGPWQQRIKEECEAVRDGVGVLDLPGFSRFNLDGEGAAEFLRGLVTGGLPKVGRMNLVYVSDDRGRILTEMSCIRHGEDHFTMITAGSAQWHDFEILRKALPAGLTLTDRTTDFATMIVTGPKSRELFAGISDADLSLGWLTHQEATVAGKPAFLARVSYAGELGWEVHCANAHQAGIYAALIEGGAKPFGMYALNSLRIEKGYRTWKGDLSTDYSLLEGGLERFVKLDKPQDFPGKAAIQSEKQQGVKKSFVTMIVEAGDADAPYMSCISKDGEIVGETTSGDWGYRVGASIALGMVRSELAVPGTELEVEIYGQKCRAVVQKDEPLWDPANERLRA is encoded by the coding sequence ATGTCTGATTTTCCAACCAAGGCCCGCGTGGTCATCATCGGCGGCGGTGTCATCGGCGCCTCGTCGCTTTATCATCTGGCCAAGAAAGGCTGGACCGATTGTGTGCTTTTGGAGAAGAACGAGCTGACTGCCGGCTCGACCTGGCATGCGGCGGGCAATGTGCCGACCTTCTCGACCTCCTGGGCGATCATGAACATGCAGCGGTATTCGACCGAACTGTATGCGCGGCTGGGTGACGAAGTTGATTACCCGATGAATTATCACCAGTCCGGCTCGATCCGCCTGGGCCATACCAAGGAGCGGATGCAGGAGTTCGAGCGTGCCTGCTCAATGGGCCGCTACCAGGGCATCGAAATGGAGATGTGGACGCCTGAGCAGGCCAAGGAGAACTACCCGTTCCTGGAAACCCACGATCTGGAAGGTGTGCTGTGGGATCCGTCCGATGGCGACATCGACCCGGCACAGGTGACCCAGGCGCTGGCCAAGGGCGCACGCGACATGGGTCAGAAGATTATCCGCTTCTGCCCGGCAACCGGCGTGACCCAGAAAGAAGACAAGACCTGGGTCGTGCACACCGAGAAGGGCGACATCAAATGTGACTATGTGGTCAACGCCGCCGGCTACTACGCCCAGCGTGTCGGCGAGTGGTTCAAGGAATACGGCGGCCGCACCGTGCCGATGATGGTGATGTCGCACCAATATCTGTTGACCGAGCAGATCGATGAAGTCGAGGCCTGGAGCAAGGAGCACGGCAAGAAGCTGCCGCTGATCCGCGACGTGGATGTCTCTTACTATCTGCGCCAGGAAAAGAACGGCTACAACCTCGGCCCGTACGAGCCGAATTGCCGCGGTTACTGGATGACCGAGGACGATCCGATGCCGGAGGATTTCTCGTTCCAGCTGTGGTCGGACGATCTGGACCGGATTGAGGACATCGTGACCGACGCCATGGAGCGGGTGCCGCTGATGGCATCCTCTGGCGTGTCTAGCGTCATCAACGGCCCGATTCCCTATGCCCCCGACGGGCTGCCACTGATCGGCCCGATGCCGGGTGTCGACAATGCGTTCGAGGCGTGCGTCTTTACCTTCGGCATCGCCCAAGGCGGCGGTGCCGGCAAGGTGCTGGCGGAATGGATTGTCGACGGCCAGACCGAGTGGGACATGTGGGCGGTCGATCCGCGCCGCTACACCGACTACACAGACCAGGATTACTGCAACAAAAAAGGCATGGAAGTTTACGGCAACGAATACGCCATGCACTTCCCGCACCACGAATGGCCGGCCGCGCGCGGCAAGAAGGTCAGCCAGGTGCATGCCAAAATCACCGAACTGGGCGGCCAGATGGGGGCCTACAACGGCTGGGAACGCGCCAATTGGTTTGCCAAACCCGGTGACGACACCTCCGAAGAGGCCACCCATACCTGGGGACGCTCCGGTCCGTGGCAACAGCGCATCAAGGAAGAATGCGAAGCGGTCCGCGACGGTGTCGGCGTGCTGGACCTGCCGGGCTTCTCCCGCTTCAACCTGGACGGCGAAGGCGCCGCGGAATTCCTGCGCGGCCTGGTGACCGGCGGGTTGCCCAAGGTCGGCCGGATGAACCTGGTCTATGTCTCGGACGACCGCGGCCGGATCCTGACCGAGATGTCCTGTATTCGTCATGGTGAAGACCACTTCACCATGATCACCGCAGGCTCGGCCCAGTGGCATGACTTCGAGATCCTGCGCAAGGCGCTGCCCGCAGGCCTGACCCTGACCGACCGCACCACCGATTTTGCGACGATGATTGTCACCGGTCCGAAGTCGCGGGAACTGTTTGCGGGCATCTCTGACGCCGACCTGTCGCTGGGCTGGCTGACCCATCAGGAGGCCACGGTCGCGGGTAAACCTGCCTTCCTGGCGCGCGTATCTTATGCCGGCGAACTCGGCTGGGAAGTACACTGCGCCAACGCGCATCAGGCCGGGATCTATGCGGCGCTGATCGAAGGCGGCGCCAAACCGTTTGGCATGTATGCGCTGAACTCCTTGCGGATCGAAAAGGGCTATCGCACCTGGAAGGGTGACCTCAGCACCGATTACTCGCTGCTCGAAGGCGGGCTGGAGCGCTTTGTCAAACTCGACAAGCCGCAGGATTTCCCGGGCAAGGCCGCAATCCAAAGCGAAAAGCAGCAGGGCGTGAAAAAGTCTTTTGTCACCATGATCGTCGAAGCCGGCGATGCGGATGCGCCTTATATGTCCTGCATCTCCAAGGATGGCGAGATCGTGGGCGAGACCACGAGCGGAGACTGGGGCTATCGCGTGGGCGCCTCCATCGCGCTGGGCATGGTGCGCAGCGAACTGGCCGTGCCGGGCACCGAGCTGGAGGTTGAAATCTACGGGCAGAAATGCCGAGCCGTGGTTCAAAAAGACGAACCGCTGTGGGATCCGGCCAACGAGCGCCTGCGCGCCTGA
- a CDS encoding homocysteine S-methyltransferase family protein → MAEITLLDGSIGQEVVKRSGDRATPLWSTAVMVDRPGVVGAIHADYFAAGATIATTNTYAVLRDRLQRAGLEDHFTELLNKAAAQAVTARDTHGSGRVAAALGPLIASYRPDICPPPDEAKPVYAELVKLLEPSADLFLIETVASLEHAKGALLGCAGTDKPVWLAASVSDEDGTLLRSGEPLAALAPLVEEFQPDAVLLNCSRPEVIGEGLEIVKAFGKPYGAYANGFTRISEGFLKDAPTVDALEQRQDLGPVAYAEFAMGWVAQGATITGGCCEVGPEHIAELARQLRAAGHRIV, encoded by the coding sequence ATGGCTGAGATCACGCTTCTGGATGGCTCGATCGGGCAGGAGGTTGTCAAACGGTCCGGCGACCGCGCAACCCCTTTGTGGTCCACTGCGGTGATGGTCGACCGGCCCGGGGTGGTCGGCGCCATCCATGCCGATTACTTTGCCGCAGGCGCCACGATTGCCACAACAAACACCTATGCGGTTCTGCGCGACCGGTTGCAGCGCGCCGGTCTGGAAGATCATTTCACAGAGCTTCTGAACAAAGCCGCCGCGCAAGCGGTAACCGCGCGGGACACCCATGGATCGGGCCGTGTCGCGGCAGCGCTTGGTCCGTTGATCGCATCTTACCGGCCTGACATTTGCCCGCCGCCTGATGAGGCGAAACCAGTTTACGCAGAACTGGTCAAACTGCTGGAGCCTTCGGCGGATCTGTTCCTGATCGAAACCGTCGCCTCGCTGGAACATGCCAAAGGCGCGCTGCTGGGCTGTGCGGGTACGGACAAACCGGTCTGGCTGGCGGCCTCTGTTTCAGACGAGGACGGCACCTTGCTGCGCTCGGGTGAGCCGCTTGCCGCGCTGGCCCCGCTGGTTGAGGAATTCCAGCCCGATGCGGTTCTGCTCAACTGTTCCCGGCCCGAGGTCATCGGCGAGGGTTTGGAGATCGTCAAAGCTTTTGGCAAACCTTACGGGGCCTATGCCAACGGTTTCACCCGGATATCTGAGGGCTTCCTGAAGGACGCCCCCACCGTGGATGCGCTGGAACAGCGTCAGGACCTGGGGCCAGTGGCCTATGCGGAATTTGCCATGGGTTGGGTTGCGCAAGGGGCCACCATCACCGGCGGCTGCTGCGAGGTTGGCCCGGAACACATCGCCGAACTGGCCCGTCAGCTGCGCGCGGCCGGGCATCGGATCGTCTGA